In Phyllopteryx taeniolatus isolate TA_2022b chromosome 22, UOR_Ptae_1.2, whole genome shotgun sequence, the DNA window GAGCTTGCGCAATAGATATTCCCTCCTGCCAGACCCGTTTAGGCATGCCGCATCCCGACTTCACCCACGTGTAAAACGTTCGCGTTGAACAAAGCTCCACGCACCAACGAGTCTGAAAGGACTCGGTTCAAACAACTCATGGGACAGTTTTTGCACGCATTCAGTACCGCCAGACCCGTTTAGGCACGTCCTTGCTTTAAAGGTTCCAAAGcataaatgttcaaaaatggTCTCAGCAATTACAGCGTGCCTAAACAAGTCCGCTAGGTTGTGTTTCAACGACTCAATTTTGGACACAATTTTTCCACACATTGAATCTCCCGGCAGACGCGTCATCTCGTAAATGACCAACAATAGCGCCCCCGAAATCAAAGCGAAGAAGCACAAGCGGGCAACATTGCGTTGGGAATCTGATACCGGGGGAAAAAAGACATGAAATTGCCGTTGTTAGCGGAGCCAAATCTGTGGGCGTCCCAGGCACCGCTGCTTAGGCCGCTCCATTAAAGTGAAATATCAGATGGAGCGCTAACGCCGCTCCCATGACATCATCCCTGTTTGGGCCAAAAAGTCCAACACAATCTCTGGCGCTAAAAGCATCCGCTCGCCATGTGCGGGATTAACGGGAAAACAGTCAATAATTGTTCTCACGTTCCGCATGATGAGAATTTAACCTTTTGCAGAGCCCCTCCCAGTTTTCAGTCATTTGTCCGATGATATTTAGGTGCCGTACGTGAGCAGATGTGCCCCCCTCCCTCTGACTCACACATGCATCCAGATGCGCATCCAGAGTGACGGCGCATACGCGAATATCCTTCCACACCTTGTTGGCGGGACCGGAACCTTCCCGTGTCTCTTCGGGGGTGGGCCCCGTTTGACTCATGAGAGGGGTCAAGACCCTCGCCGCAAAGCGCTTCCTGTTTCTGCTGAGGTAGGACCGCCGCGATCGCCAGCAGAACAGCCGGGACGCATCCGCTTTGAAACGACGCTGCCGGCCGAAGTCGGCGGACGAGGAAGGAACGTTCCGGAGCGCTGGATGTGGAATCTAAGAATTTGTAAATCCCGTTACCgtattccaaaaatatgtacCAATATTCCTCAAACACCAACCCACGTTCGTAAAACGTCTGATCTTCAAAAAATGTGCCAATCATTTCAAACATGTATGAATAAGCATCAAAAAGTAATACTACGATTcatcaaatacaaaacaacaatattttaaaaaaacaaaaaaacatacaacataTGTTCGTAAAACATGCCTAATATTCAACCCAAGTCTCCTCTACCAACCCGATCTCCGCGGCTCCTTGACCTCCCGGCGCCCCCGCTGACGTCAGTCGCGTTCTGATTTAGGATGATCTTAAAATCAGGAGCTGTTCACTTTTGACGCGACGAGGACTGCGTATCTGTGTCTTCCCCCCTCCCCTCGCCCTCCCAGAGGCCCTGTAAATCTGGACACTTTACTGCGGCGAGGGCGGGAGGAAGCCGGTCCCCCCTCGCCAGCGCTCGCCTCGCCCTCGCCGCCGTAATCCCACCACTTCCTCTGGCCCGACTCACGCCGCTAATGCATTTTCTGTAACTAACAGCCGTTGTTTCCCGATTGTCACGCTTCCATCTCGCAGGGAGACGTCGGATAAGGTGTCGGGAGATCcagattatattaaaaaaaaaaaaaaaaaaaggaattgcaCTCCGGTTGGAAAAAGGACTCCTGGGACTGTGGATTTTGGGGTCCGTTCAGACTGTCACCCAATCGGACGAGGTAACTATGTGCTAAACGAGTATGAGTGCACTACTGGCTCCCTTccttaaatgttgaaaaacgcATTCCCCACCTTCACCGAAATCTTCCAATCACCAATTTGTGTTGAAAACCGCAGCATTCCTGTTCAAACAACTCATGAGAGTTTTGAAACATATTCCCTCCTGCCAGACTCATCGTATCCCTCAAATGTTCCAAAAAACGCATCCCCACCTTCACCGAAATCTTCAAATCACCAATGTGTGTTGAAAACAGCAAAATGACTAAACGGGTCCGGTTGGACTTGAGATGATAAGAAGAAAGAAATGGAGGCTGGCAGGAGAAGATCTGGAATTGCAGTTATGAGCAACACCAGCCTCCTCCGTTACCGTCGGGTGATCCGGCGGCTCAGGCGACCAGGTGGGACGCCTCAACCTGGGGCCCCCGCTTCCGTCACGCTCCCCCTCCACCCACGTACCCCGAAATGAGAACACATGGGTGTCGAGTGAGAGCTGTGACGATTTTTTAATCCGCCGTGACCGGGGGTTGCGAGAGACGGCCGGGCTGGACGCGGATGGCACGGCGAGGGCGTTCGGCGGCAGTCGCGGGGCAATCGATTCGCAGCCCTTGTAACATTCTGAGCCACGGCGCTCCTTAGCGGCGCGGCGCGGGGGGTCCCACGACAGGTTGTCGGGAGGCTTGCCAAGACAGATTCGCCTCAGTCCCGTCGCTCGCCTTGTACCCGACATTTGAAAGCTCGTTAAGTGCGTCCTGCGGCTTCGCGCCCAAAACATTTGGTGCAAATAAGGAGGAATCCTTTTCCCAGGCAGAATGGACATTTTTGCTCATTCATTCAAAAtcgaaaaaaaactgacaaatcaCGGAATTCCACATATTCAGTCATGCCACTTCCCGAAAATGATCACAGTAGCGTCCCCACCTTCACCAGAATGTAAAACAATTGTGTCAGAAAACAGCGGCATGTCTAAACAGGTCTGATCCAAACAACTCATCACACAGATTTCCATATATTCAGTCCTGCTAGACCCGTGTAGACCGGCTGCATCCCCTTAGAAGATCACAGTCGCATCCCCATCTTCATTTTGAACAgcgcaaatatttattttagcaaTCCAACTCCAACTCGGGATTCAAATCGGAAAAGAATCAGAAATTTAATTGAAAGTCGCCCAGCCCGATGACCGATCCGTAAATCTGCATGCCTAAATTTGTCAAATTGCAGCGTTCCAATTAGAACCTCATAAAAAACGTGTTCCTTTaacggcaacaacaacaacagacagtcaaagaTGTCCTGTGGATTTCAAAGCCTGTCTGGCGTCCCACCTTGGATCCTGACCCGGAACCCTGACCTTCCAGAGTGAAGGTTGGAGGTTGGAGCGGCCCGGCCTTGAGCTGGGGTTAAAGTTCGCGGGGTGTGTGACCTAGCGATTGCGCCGGGGCGTCACAGTCAAGCTGTCGCTTACCCTTGAATGACCCGACTCACCCCGACCACGGGCCGGCGCGCCGTAATAGATACCCTGCAGTATCAGGAGAACCCGTGCGGAGCACAGACGCAAAATTGCTGGACTTGGAACATAGCATTCTTGGTCGCTAAACAACATCCTGCTTCACCAGTCGTCGTCTTTACCAAGTTTAGCAAAATATCCGTGAAAGTTGAGTTCAAGTGTCGGCTAAACGGGGTTGGAGAGTGATGGCTCCCGGGCTGCATTTCAGCCCCAAAAGCAGGCGAGATGAATCAGTCATCAGTAACTACGCCAACCCCGACGACAGGATTGTGGGATAGACGTCTGTAGACGTCGGCCATTTTGGATCTGGCGCCCACCACCATTTAATTGAAGCCGGCGATACGTTCGAGAGCAATCGGTCAACTGCAGCTCACAGTTTTCACTCTTAAAAACATTGGTCCACCATCTTATGAAATACATTCACATGCgttcatgtgcgtgtgtgtgtgtgtgtgtgcgtgcgtgcgtgcgtgcgcgcccAAAGTGCAAGTGATGACAAAATGCATCCTGGCCCGCCACCTCCGTGTTTGCGAGTGGAGGTGTTAACAGAGGAAAGGCAGGCGTCAAGTGTGTGCGCGTGGCTCGAAAAGGAGTCCAAATGCACTGTGGTGGTAGgagtattttgtttattttgttccaaAGTGGCGTCAACTTGTTGCGAGAGTGGATGACGTCGGCGTACGGCTTTATAAGAAGCTGCGACGTGGTGTTAAACGGTGATCATTCGCCAATAACGCCTCATTTGCTGCCGCCTGTGGGATGGTGGACGTTTACGGGGATACGCCGCATCAGGCgttaaaaagtccaaaatctgttgttccactgacaaaaatgcaactttGACTCGATTTGtggtgtacattttttttatttatttatgcttgCTATGCTAAAATGTCCAGGGGACAAGCATCCCTGGAAATGACCCCCATAAAGTCAGTTTCAAAGCAacatggccgacttcctgtgtctttttgggcagGGCTccttgagactcttttgtggatctactcatgataaacatgcctaccaaattttatGTTTCTAAGAGAATCTGAATTTTTTGGGGCTACCGAGCCAATGAGTGACATCTGGGAAATCCCTCAAAATGacagttttacatttttggggcTCAGAAGATCCAATTCAAGAGGGCCTAGGCACCACATGCTCGGCccctcataataataataacaataataacaattcaAATGCAAAATAAGTGTAATGTTTTCCCCCCTCTCTGTTTTCGTGCTAGCGTGGTCATCTTCCCGCTGCAGCATCCATGATGGCGTCCATGGGAGGAGGTAAGAGTAAACAGTAGTAAACAACAGTAGCGGCGGGGGAGTGGGCCTCCCTGCTGGTTTGATTATTGGGAGGGCTGTAAACAGGACCtattaccccccacccccaagctCACACACCCACCTCCTGGCAACATCTGGGCGTCAGCTCAGATGATGAAGGCGCGCGGGGCTGGGCAAACTTTGGCGCTCAAAGGCCGAGTCGggctgaaataaaataaaaatgtaaaagggAAAAGGTTGGTAAAATATTAGCTTAAATAATGCTGTAAATTATATGAACTTTAATAGTTTGTaggtattttattgtatttgttctctttatttcattataattaattaattttaaaaagctgaaaaaagtTTACGTTTTGCTGAGTTTTTTTGTACATaataaatttgaaatatttttttacatttattttataatgcAAATGTATAATTGATTTCATTatacttaaataaatattttgtatattttatatgcATTGTATATCATTACATTAGttcgtaaaataaaatataattcaacaaaatatatacaacaatgaaatataaaataaaacgttatagattattttaaataagttatatattttttatgtattcattttttctatattgtatttatttgctacatcaaaataattcattttaataaatgactttattctcgtttttatatatgtataattgaTTCATTCTaatgaacatttttcattttaaaaatatgaatacaattattttttaaatgttataagtctgtttattttactattttgaatgtattatttacaattgaTCAAGTGATTAGAtaaatgtctcaaaaataatgaataaacgTTTTTTACTTTGCCAATTTTAGAGAAAGAATCTGCTCAATGAATACAACAAATGTGTGTAACGTATTTGCACGCAATTTTTGGGCTCAACTATTTATTTGTCCTTTGGCGCCCTCTGCTGTCACAAACAGGGAAGTGcaagacaaaacaacaaccggaacccTTTTTGGGCCACAATATCATTTGAGCATTTAaagcataacataacataagtTTCATCCACTTTATAACGCAAGTCAGAGGTGGGCAAACTATGGCCCGCGTTCTTGAGTCCTGCCCTGAAGAGGCATGTAATATTTGctgcatttttcagtttttccccTAAAATTTGTTTAAACTGTTTTCTCATTCAATAATTTATTGTACAAAAATAAGATAGATAACAAGCTCACATACacaattaacatttattttattaaatcaaGTTAACTTTAcataaactataaaaaaaaatataaaaatgtaataaatgataaattatctaaatttatataaaaaaaatttaatccaTTTACAAATGACCTGTcccaattaaaatgtaaacatttatcttattaaataaattacatttttaactaaTTTATTGGTGGAATAATTTTAAGAGGAttttaaaacatgcatgcagtaCACACCCTATtgacctcatctacaaatgaacTGGCAAAATTCAATGTAATTTATCGTTTCACATTTTTAGTATGAGATCATTGGTCCATTAtaatccaatttaaaaatatgattttaagaaacaattttgttcaaacatactttttaaaagCTGACCAAGACAcaacctggcccatctgtccattttttgtgtgtgtgtcggggggGGTGTCATAAGTGTGTACATGTTGACTTAATAAAAATGGTATCCAAATCTTTTTGATTGCGGTGCAGTTTCAAGCACCCAACACAACGGGTGCAGCCATTCGGAACTCGACAAATAACTGGACAAAACGTCTCTTTTGTTGGGTTCGCctccacttttatttttatgaaaatgcaCACGGCCGTTAACGGTAGGACTTCTGGTAGCGGGCGCGGGCTCCGGGTCCACCGAACTTCTTGGACTCGCAACGACGCGGGTCGGCCACCAACAGGGTCCTGTCGTACTGGATCAGGATGTCCTTGATCTCCTTCTTGGAGGCCTCGTCCACATCTGCGGGGAAAGAGGACGCAAACCGTCTCCAAACTCCATTTGACGGAAATGAAAGATGATTTGTATTGTTGTAGTCTTACTTACACTTTTGATAGTACGCCACCAAGGATTTGGAGATGGCCTGACGGATGGCTGCGAGGCGGGAACATGAAAAGTCATGCATAGTAAAATTTCAAGACGTTAATATTTTTCGCTTCTGGCTGCTTACCGTAAACCTGCGCGACGTGTCCGCCTCCCTTCACTCGGACTCGGATGTCCACTCCAGCGAAACGCTCCTTGCCCAGCAGCAGCACGGGCTCCAGGAGCTACCCCGCAAGACGACACAACCACTTGTATGTcctattaaatacatttttcacatttctgtACAAGCGGCTTGCTCACCTTGTACTGGAGGGTGGCGGGCTCCACCATTTCCAGGGGTCTGCCGTTCACTTTAATCAGGCCATTTCCTCTCTTGCAGTGGGCGACTGCAGTGGCAGTTTTCTACAAGACCACAGGTCATCAAATGAGAAATTGCAGGACAATGATGTGGAAATCGTCATGTTATTGTGCTGGGAGGTCAGTGATAGCTTCACCATCAGCCATAACTTGACTGCTGGCCCAACGCCAGTCTATTTTCATTTCAAGCAAAGATTGTCAAGTTCAAAATCACAGATGAGCAAAAGAATACGTTTTATTTCCGAAACTGCCTAGCCGGCTAGTGGCTAATTAAGCAAAATACAACATTAGAACTTGGAATTCGCCAACAATAAGCACACTTTCAAATACACTGGTGATAATGTAACTCTCCACTCATATGTTAACTTTCTGAAAGTGACAAAGGAGCCTCGTAGATGTTAGCCGGCCGAGCTAATGGTGCCCAGGCCACACTAGCTTAGCAGCACCGCCACACGTGAGCCAATTTAAGCCCTTCGACTTACTTTACGCCCGAAAACCTGGACAGATTGCAGGGGGCCTTTCGCCGGCATGTTTCTGGAACACACAAGACGCAATGTTTATTTTGGAAAGGGTGAGAAAAGGGGTTTGTTTGGGCTTGACATGCGCACGGAGGTGGCGAACGTACCGTATTCAGCTCGGGTGCCGTACGGAGAGACGGACGGGGTTTCATGGGCGGAAGATCAGGGCCGGCTGCGCGACGCTTTACGCTGTTTTGCGGCCAAGCTTTGCGACGCCTCATCCTGCTCTACAGTACCTCCATTTTACATGGACACTACACAAGGCCgactttttaaatactgtattgagTGCAACTAATGTAATAcactttaaatgttttcaaatttgcatACATTTACggtatttaatgacatttattttactgtatttcccTCAGTGCTTCTTTTACTTCCTTCCACCCTTTCAGACATCCTTATGTCCATGCTTTCTTCATCCCTTGTTCATACCTTCCATCATCCCTTCTTTCCATTCTTCCACCCTCTCTTACTTCCTTTCCTGCGACCTTGTTACCTTCCTCCCGTTCTTCCTCCCTCGCTTCCTTACATAATTTCTTCATTACTCCTTTCATCCTTTCTACCCCtatccttccttccatcctccCTTCCGACTTTTCTTaccatctttttctttcttctatCATACCagcctccttccttccttcaataagtGACTTTAACTTAGCTGAAGCCTCTGACATTCATTGTCCacttaaatcaggggtgtcaaactcatttttgtcgcgggccaccttggagttacggtttccctcagagggccgttgtgACTGTAAAaccataaaaataatgtaatcacctcatctttttttttttttgtcctgtcaaaccacctcatcatattattacacccaAAATGtataaactagttttggaatcagtgatcaagggtaatggggttttcaactattgttcatatttggtaacacaaacaatgcttgcaatatctctgttatttacaaaatatgacaatttgaaatcttggtacagatttgaacaagactcatggaagttgacacacatgatttgccttcgcgggccacataaaatcatgtggcggaCCGGATCtgccccccgggccttgagtttgacacctgtgatttaaATGATCATAATTCTACGACTGTCACGTGTGCAGCAGCGCCATCTAGCGGTGGTGAAAATAACAATCAAACAACCATACCATTGATTGTCCAATCAGCTCGAGGCTAAAAGTTTTCCCATCGACCACAAGCTGACTTTTCAAAGAGCGCTAATGactgaaatcaaacaaaacaagcacCCACGCTGCGGTCCGTGGAGGCTCCACGACTGCCGGCATCGATctcaaaagtcaacacaccACTGGTGACCACCTACAGTATATTCGGCAAAAATCATGTTGACAATTTGGACCCGGAGCCAAAAAcacaccttttattgtcacagtAATGGTTCAAgtgaaagtaaacaaatattaaagaaACAAGGAAAGTGTGGGCATTTCTTCttgacatttgcaaaaatagTGATGATGTAAACACTCAGAACTAATATGAACTACCGTAATGACCAGAAGGGTTGTGCCGGTTAAAGTTATAATACCGTAAAGCATTCAAAAATCACGCAGGTTAAAACCAGACCATCGTAATACGGCAAACAAGTTGGACAAGTTAACTAAAGATGACTGTAAACTTCCCCCAAAATTGCAGAATTTGAAATGACACAACCATAAACTAGCAGGTTAAAATGACAAGTTGCCCATGTTATAAAAAGACTGGCATAATTCGGCTAAAAATTGTGCTGAAATTATAAGCGTGGGTTAGGATGTGTTATACTCTTATAGTTTGCTTATAGTATTTGTTACGAGGCATCAGTAGATGTCCTGACACAAGTGGAGACCCCAGGCCCGGACAATAAGCGTCCGGATTAACCTCTGTTTCCGCAAAGCCCCTCAAGGTCCTTCCCTCCTCCCCGGCCGTCTGCACAGGAAGTGCGTTCGAGCCTTGCTGCATTTCCTGCGCGTCAAGTTCACCTCACAGCGTCCAGACGTCCATCTGGAGCCTGGCATCAAGATCACATAATAGTGCTTTAAAAACACAGCTTTTCCATCTCGCTGGCAAAACTAGTAAATAGGAGCGCGCCATATATGTGCAGTTCCTCAGCGCCCGGCTCTTATGGAAACACATCACCTGGAGGCGCGACCCCGCTGACCCCGGCCTGTCACAGCGCCGTGAGCGCGAGACAAACGCGCCGAGATTTAATGCGGAGGAGATGCCGTTCCCGGCCCACAGCCGCCGCTCCTTTGACCATAATAGGCCAGCGCCGCGCGGGGGGAAACGTGTTGCCGGTAATTGAAGTTCACCCGGGAGAGGAGAGGACGGGGGAGCGCCCGGAGCTTCTGTGAGGTACACACCGGCGGCGTTGCCGCGGCAACCCGGCCGGCCGAACGCCGGTGGGTCCGCCGGCCGGAAAAGAGAAGAAGAGCCTTAAATAGCTGCCGCTACCTGAGCGGGCCTCATTTCACTCGACTGTGGTGCGATCTTCAAAGACACTCAAAAAAGCGACGGAGTGAAAATTGGACTTGGAAGTGGGCTcctcattagcattagcacgacCGTAAAGGACCCGCAAATTGGGAAGCTTAATAAAGGAGACGACTGTAAATCACCCGAAAAGTTGAACAGGTTCAAACAAAACTACtgaagtaccccccccccccccccccccccaaaaaaaaaaaagattaccaACCATAAATCAACCCAAATTTGGCCAGGTTAAAGAATACCAACATTCATGACCCCAAAATTGCACAGGTCAAAATGAGACTCCTATAATTTGCTAAAATGATGCGCAGGTTGAAATAAAAGCGTAAGACTACCGTAACTCAACCAAAATTGTGCACTTAAAAGAAGATTACCGTAAATGACCCCAAAGTTTAAAACGAGACTGATGGAAATGTCGCAAAAATTTACGTAGCTCGAAATGGCATTACCGTAATCACTGAGAAAAGTTGCCCACATTGAAATAAGACGACAAAAATGCACACGTTCAATTgagaataatattaaaaaatcaattaccTTAATAGTTGcacgggttaaaaaaaaatcaatcaatcaaaagcCGTTTAAAATTGAACTACCCCCCAAATTTCTCTGGTAAAAATGGGATCACCGTAAAGCTCTCAAAATTTGTGCATGTTAAAATGAGACTCTTGTAATGTTTCTGTGCTTAAA includes these proteins:
- the rps16 gene encoding 40S ribosomal protein S16 — protein: MPAKGPLQSVQVFGRKKTATAVAHCKRGNGLIKVNGRPLEMVEPATLQYKLLEPVLLLGKERFAGVDIRVRVKGGGHVAQVYAIRQAISKSLVAYYQKYVDEASKKEIKDILIQYDRTLLVADPRRCESKKFGGPGARARYQKSYR